A DNA window from Parabacteroides johnsonii DSM 18315 contains the following coding sequences:
- a CDS encoding NADH:flavin oxidoreductase — MKRKTLFEQVSFPKLTLKNRFVRSGVWMEMADEQGHLTPDLIDVYKALVDGGVGFIITEYTYIDVNDQPNPRMIGMYDDSFISEWKEIIDYAHAKGTKIACQIASGGSQSGLAASKHRRIVGPSAVLNRVTGITPEEMTKDDILHIIESHKKAALRVKKAGFDAVQIHAAHGYLLSQFLTPYYNRRKDEYGGSVQNRARLIYEVVAGVRSAVGEDFPVMIKINFDDFMSEGEGLSFPESLEMFKHLDALGLDFIEPSGTNLSSGNGITQSFPHIARSIEKQSYFKKQVSKIAQNVQTPLILVGGNRNVAVMEEVLNHDNIPLFSLARTLFAEPDLINKWKENPNYTPKCISCNKCWETTPNSCILNRKRK, encoded by the coding sequence ATGAAAAGGAAAACTCTTTTTGAACAAGTTAGTTTCCCGAAACTAACATTAAAGAATAGGTTTGTACGCTCCGGGGTTTGGATGGAAATGGCTGACGAACAGGGTCATTTAACACCTGATTTGATTGATGTATATAAGGCTTTAGTTGACGGTGGTGTTGGTTTTATTATTACCGAATATACTTATATAGATGTCAATGACCAACCCAATCCACGTATGATAGGTATGTATGATGATTCCTTCATTTCTGAATGGAAAGAAATTATAGATTACGCCCATGCCAAGGGAACAAAAATAGCGTGTCAAATTGCATCGGGTGGCTCTCAGAGTGGTTTAGCCGCTTCCAAGCACCGCCGAATAGTCGGGCCATCAGCGGTTTTAAACAGGGTAACAGGTATCACACCGGAAGAAATGACCAAGGATGATATTTTGCATATCATAGAGAGCCATAAAAAGGCGGCTCTAAGAGTGAAAAAAGCAGGATTTGATGCTGTGCAAATCCATGCTGCGCATGGTTATTTGCTTAGTCAATTCCTTACTCCTTATTATAATAGGCGAAAAGATGAATATGGCGGTTCGGTACAAAATCGTGCTCGTCTTATTTATGAAGTTGTGGCAGGCGTGCGCTCTGCTGTGGGTGAAGATTTTCCTGTTATGATAAAAATTAATTTTGATGATTTCATGTCAGAGGGTGAAGGGTTATCTTTTCCTGAATCACTTGAAATGTTTAAGCACTTGGATGCATTAGGACTGGATTTTATAGAGCCAAGTGGAACAAATTTGTCGTCCGGTAATGGAATAACTCAATCTTTTCCACACATAGCACGTTCTATTGAAAAACAGTCTTATTTTAAAAAGCAGGTATCTAAAATAGCCCAAAATGTTCAAACGCCTTTGATTCTTGTTGGTGGGAACCGCAATGTAGCTGTAATGGAAGAGGTATTAAACCATGATAATATCCCTTTATTTTCTTTGGCTCGTACTTTGTTTGCTGAACCTGATTTGATTAATAAGTGGAAAGAAAATCCGAATTATACACCTAAATGTATTTCTTGTAATAAATGTTGGGAAACTACACCAAACTCCTGTATTTTAAATAGAAAGAGGAAATGA
- a CDS encoding ISAon1 family transposase — MEAKLLESQYKNHLSHFRNWEQRAHAEEWILFEKNIGPYVGMDETALSSGELYTILINKEAKGRKGTIIAMIKGTSVEKVSQVILKLSRRRRFQVREITLDMAPNMARIARLCFPAAKLVIDRFHVQKLAFEAVQEMRIKARWEALDKEMVEITYAKASGQPFVTETFENGDSRKQLLARSRYLLFKKTELWSESQRKRAKILFREYPDIKKAYYLSMRLGLIYHQAQSADIALTRLAHWYDQVDKSGFLSFGTVARTIQTHYLNIVGFFKRRSTNAASESFNAKIKAFRAQLRGVRDIAFFLFRLTNMYA; from the coding sequence ATGGAAGCCAAACTGTTGGAGTCCCAATATAAGAATCATCTGAGTCATTTCAGGAATTGGGAGCAACGTGCCCATGCCGAAGAATGGATTCTCTTCGAGAAAAACATTGGACCCTACGTCGGGATGGACGAAACGGCACTGTCGTCGGGAGAACTGTATACAATCCTGATTAACAAAGAGGCCAAAGGAAGAAAAGGCACAATCATCGCCATGATCAAAGGGACATCCGTAGAAAAGGTATCCCAAGTTATACTCAAACTTTCCCGTCGCAGGCGGTTTCAAGTTCGGGAAATAACATTGGACATGGCACCCAATATGGCCCGGATAGCTCGTCTCTGTTTCCCGGCTGCCAAGCTGGTTATCGACCGTTTTCATGTTCAAAAGTTAGCTTTTGAAGCCGTTCAGGAAATGCGGATAAAGGCACGATGGGAAGCTTTGGATAAAGAAATGGTCGAGATCACATACGCTAAAGCATCAGGACAGCCTTTTGTTACTGAAACATTTGAGAATGGGGACAGTCGAAAACAGCTGTTGGCCAGAAGCCGCTATCTTTTGTTCAAAAAAACTGAACTGTGGTCGGAGAGCCAAAGAAAAAGAGCTAAAATCCTTTTCCGGGAATATCCCGATATCAAGAAGGCCTATTACTTAAGCATGAGGTTAGGGTTGATATATCATCAGGCACAATCGGCAGATATTGCCTTGACGCGTTTGGCACATTGGTATGATCAGGTGGACAAATCCGGTTTCCTGTCTTTTGGCACTGTCGCCAGAACCATACAAACACACTACTTGAATATTGTTGGCTTTTTTAAAAGACGCTCCACCAATGCCGCGAGTGAGTCCTTCAATGCTAAAATCAAAGCTTTTAGAGCACAGCTGAGAGGCGTGAGGGATATTGCTTTTTTCTTATTCAGACTCACCAATATGTATGCATAA
- a CDS encoding GntR family transcriptional regulator, which yields MIKFLLDYSSGMPIYRQIIDQIRFGIASGQLKLGEQLPTVRALAVELKVNLNTVSKAYKELEIKNILETQQGTGTFISKTDHVVPEKEREDKLKEICTQFSSVVLSYGFSLDEVIQELKDIETSKKQ from the coding sequence ATGATCAAGTTTTTATTAGATTACTCCAGCGGTATGCCGATATACCGTCAGATCATTGATCAGATCAGGTTTGGCATAGCATCCGGGCAACTCAAGTTGGGTGAACAGCTTCCTACGGTCAGAGCGCTTGCCGTAGAATTGAAGGTAAATCTAAATACTGTATCCAAGGCTTATAAAGAATTGGAGATCAAAAATATCTTAGAAACTCAACAAGGAACCGGAACGTTTATTAGCAAAACGGACCATGTAGTTCCGGAAAAAGAACGGGAAGACAAGTTAAAAGAAATTTGTACACAATTTTCTTCTGTCGTACTGAGTTACGGCTTCAGCCTGGACGAGGTTATTCAAGAATTAAAGGATATCGAAACTTCTAAAAAACAATGA
- a CDS encoding site-specific integrase, which produces MRSTFKLLYFVKRNAVKKNGNAPIIARITIDQVVAQFNTKLEINPTHWSVKLGKASGRTAEAVHINSMLESIRSTVHQHYHALMAQDGYVTAELVKNAFLGKIARERTLIEFFKQHNEQYLEKVKMNTADKTYSRYELTKKRLVEFMKFKYSISDILIKDINVVFIEDFLLYIKNNYGCSHNTAMKFVQRFRTVVNFAKNTGLVTADPFGSYRVRFERTDRDYLTMEEITTIYNHEFSSKRLEQVRDLFIFSCYTALSYIDVCELRQEDIRIGFDGNLWIIRKRHKTNVTSTVRLLDIPKAILEKYKEQLPNGKILPIISNQKMNDYLKEIAAICRIEKTLTYHVARHSCATSVLLANGVPIETVSKILGHTNIRTTQIYARITDLKVSSDMEMLAQKLDTPHRTASR; this is translated from the coding sequence ATGAGAAGTACTTTCAAGCTACTCTATTTCGTCAAACGAAATGCAGTAAAGAAGAACGGCAACGCACCGATTATCGCACGTATCACCATTGACCAAGTTGTAGCCCAGTTCAACACCAAGCTGGAAATAAATCCGACTCACTGGAGCGTGAAGTTAGGCAAGGCTTCCGGCAGAACCGCAGAAGCCGTACATATCAATTCCATGTTGGAGAGTATTCGCAGCACGGTACACCAACATTACCATGCGTTAATGGCGCAGGACGGATATGTAACGGCAGAGCTGGTAAAGAACGCCTTTTTAGGCAAGATTGCAAGGGAACGGACTTTGATAGAGTTCTTTAAACAGCACAATGAACAATACTTGGAGAAAGTGAAGATGAATACCGCAGACAAGACCTATTCACGTTACGAACTGACAAAGAAACGGCTTGTTGAGTTCATGAAGTTCAAGTATTCGATTTCCGACATACTGATTAAAGACATTAATGTGGTGTTCATTGAGGACTTTTTGCTGTATATCAAAAACAACTACGGGTGCAGCCACAATACGGCGATGAAGTTTGTGCAACGCTTTCGCACGGTGGTAAACTTCGCCAAGAATACGGGTTTAGTGACTGCCGACCCTTTCGGTAGTTATCGGGTAAGGTTTGAGCGTACCGATAGAGATTATCTGACTATGGAAGAAATTACCACTATTTACAATCATGAGTTTAGCTCTAAACGGCTGGAACAGGTACGTGATTTGTTCATTTTCAGTTGTTATACGGCACTTTCCTACATTGATGTATGCGAGTTAAGGCAGGAGGACATTCGTATCGGATTTGACGGTAATTTGTGGATTATACGGAAAAGACACAAAACGAATGTTACATCTACCGTCCGATTACTGGATATACCCAAAGCCATATTGGAAAAGTACAAAGAGCAGTTACCAAACGGTAAGATTTTACCCATTATCAGCAATCAGAAAATGAATGATTACTTGAAAGAAATCGCAGCCATTTGCAGAATTGAAAAGACCTTGACCTACCATGTGGCACGCCATTCGTGCGCCACTTCGGTGTTGCTCGCAAACGGTGTTCCCATTGAAACGGTATCTAAGATTTTAGGTCATACCAACATAAGGACTACTCAAATCTATGCGAGGATTACTGATTTGAAGGTAAGCAGTGACATGGAAATGTTGGCTCAAAAGTTGGACACTCCACATCGGACTGCCAGCCGTTGA
- a CDS encoding Lrp/AsnC family transcriptional regulator yields the protein MNTLEKLDKVDLQILRTLQTNARLTTKELAASVNLSSTPVFERLKRLENGGYIKKYIAVLDAEKLNQGFVVFCSVKLRRLNKEIAAEFTKIIQEIPQVTECYNISGSYDYLLKIHAPNMKYYQEFILNVLGTIDSLGSLESTFVMDEVKHEYGIHI from the coding sequence ATGAACACACTTGAGAAATTAGACAAAGTCGACTTGCAGATCCTCCGTACCCTGCAAACGAATGCCCGGCTCACCACAAAAGAGCTCGCCGCCAGTGTCAACCTCTCGTCGACACCCGTATTCGAACGCCTGAAACGCCTCGAAAACGGAGGATATATAAAGAAGTACATTGCCGTGCTGGACGCCGAAAAGCTAAACCAGGGCTTCGTGGTCTTTTGCAGCGTCAAGTTGAGAAGACTGAACAAAGAGATTGCGGCGGAATTCACAAAAATCATACAGGAGATTCCGCAAGTCACGGAATGCTACAACATATCGGGGAGTTATGACTACCTGCTGAAAATCCATGCACCGAACATGAAGTATTACCAAGAGTTTATCCTGAACGTGTTAGGCACGATCGACAGTCTCGGCTCGCTCGAAAGCACTTTTGTGATGGACGAGGTGAAGCATGAATACGGAATACATATTTAA
- a CDS encoding slipin family protein: MTTNVINKGWFNPISLSVFLILVIVSAVLYVSQIVNISVFIFLLLLSGLAASAIRIADQWERAVVLRMGKYSGLKGPGPFMIIPVIDSVSTYIDQRVRVSAFKAEQTLTKDTVPINVDAVVYWTVWDVEKAALEVQEYQKAIEHITQTGLRDTIGKHELSDLLQERDKIAEDLQQVLDRNTNPWGITCQTVGIKDIAIPQDLAEAMSKEAQAERERRARVILGTAETEIAEKFEQASKKYTDNPVALHLRGMNMLFEGLKEKGSMVIVPSSALDTMNLGAMGGLVSLAKNNETPK, from the coding sequence ATGACAACAAATGTAATTAACAAGGGTTGGTTTAATCCCATATCCCTTTCCGTATTTCTGATACTGGTTATCGTATCAGCCGTTTTGTATGTTTCGCAGATTGTAAACATATCGGTATTCATCTTTCTGCTCCTTCTTTCCGGGTTGGCGGCTTCTGCAATCCGTATTGCCGACCAGTGGGAACGGGCGGTAGTCTTGCGTATGGGGAAATACAGCGGCTTGAAAGGCCCCGGCCCCTTTATGATTATCCCGGTTATAGACAGTGTGTCGACTTATATCGACCAGCGTGTACGGGTAAGTGCGTTCAAGGCCGAACAAACTCTGACCAAAGATACGGTTCCGATAAATGTGGATGCAGTCGTATATTGGACCGTCTGGGACGTGGAAAAAGCTGCATTGGAAGTACAGGAATATCAAAAAGCGATCGAACATATCACACAGACCGGTTTAAGAGATACCATCGGTAAGCACGAACTGTCGGATCTCTTGCAGGAACGCGATAAGATAGCTGAGGATTTGCAACAGGTCTTAGACAGAAATACGAATCCGTGGGGCATCACATGCCAGACTGTCGGTATCAAAGATATCGCCATTCCGCAAGACCTGGCCGAAGCAATGAGCAAAGAGGCCCAGGCAGAACGTGAAAGAAGAGCTCGCGTCATCTTGGGAACGGCAGAAACGGAAATCGCAGAAAAGTTCGAACAAGCCAGTAAGAAATATACCGACAATCCTGTGGCATTGCATCTTAGAGGGATGAATATGCTGTTCGAAGGTTTAAAAGAAAAAGGATCAATGGTAATCGTACCGAGTTCGGCACTCGACACCATGAACTTAGGGGCTATGGGAGGCTTGGTTTCATTGGCTAAGAACAACGAGACACCGAAATAA
- a CDS encoding winged helix-turn-helix transcriptional regulator translates to MINLSLSDYQKNTLSLHKKTMYERKIPINLGCGIEVTMNVIGGKWKPWLINRLREGHHRPIDIQRAIPIADKRVLTQQLNELENMGIVHKIIYPVIPAKVEYFLTDLGESLLPIIDLMEEWGRNHRDILESSL, encoded by the coding sequence ATGATAAATTTATCACTCTCTGATTATCAGAAAAATACATTATCTTTGCATAAAAAGACCATGTACGAACGGAAAATACCTATAAACTTAGGATGTGGAATAGAAGTCACAATGAATGTTATTGGTGGTAAGTGGAAACCTTGGCTCATAAATCGTTTAAGAGAAGGACACCACCGTCCTATTGATATACAGCGTGCTATTCCTATCGCAGATAAAAGAGTCCTGACACAACAACTGAATGAGTTAGAAAACATGGGAATTGTACATAAGATAATATATCCCGTCATCCCTGCAAAAGTTGAATATTTCCTTACTGATTTGGGGGAAAGTTTATTGCCTATTATAGATTTAATGGAAGAATGGGGACGTAACCACCGAGATATATTAGAAAGCAGCCTGTAA
- a CDS encoding O-acetylhomoserine aminocarboxypropyltransferase/cysteine synthase family protein encodes MATKKLHFETLQVHVGQEQADPATDARAVPIYQTTSYVFHDSQHAADRFALRDVGNIYGRLTNSTQGVFEARVAALEGGVAGLAVASGAAAVTYALQNILGVGDHIVAADNLYGGSFNLITHTLATQGITHTIVNVNDSKALEAAIRENTKVVYVETFGNPNSDVTNIDAVAEVAHRHNIPLIVDNTFGTPYLIRPIEHGADIVVHSATKFIGGHGSSLGGVIVDSGNFDWKANADKFPTLGKPDPSYHGAVFADVAGPAAFVTRIRAVILRDTGATISPFNAFILLQGLETLSLRVERHVANALKVVKYLSEHPKVTKVNHPLLPDHPDHELYKKYFPKGAGSIFTFEIEGGQEAAWKFIDSLEIFSLLANVADVKSLVIHPYTTTHSQMTPEELAGQHITPSTVRLSIGTEYIDDILDDLDQALAKV; translated from the coding sequence ATGGCAACGAAGAAATTACATTTCGAGACATTACAGGTTCATGTAGGGCAGGAGCAAGCCGATCCCGCAACAGATGCACGTGCCGTCCCTATTTATCAGACAACATCTTATGTATTTCATGATTCACAGCATGCTGCCGACCGTTTCGCCCTTCGCGATGTCGGGAATATTTATGGTCGCCTGACCAATTCGACACAGGGAGTTTTCGAAGCACGTGTTGCGGCTCTTGAAGGGGGAGTGGCTGGCCTGGCGGTGGCTTCCGGTGCGGCGGCCGTTACGTATGCCTTGCAAAATATACTTGGAGTGGGCGATCATATTGTGGCAGCCGACAATCTCTATGGCGGTTCCTTCAATCTGATTACGCATACGTTAGCGACTCAGGGTATTACTCATACGATTGTAAATGTAAACGACTCGAAGGCGTTGGAGGCTGCCATTCGGGAGAATACGAAAGTGGTGTATGTCGAAACGTTCGGCAATCCTAATTCTGATGTTACCAATATCGATGCTGTGGCGGAGGTGGCCCACCGTCATAATATCCCGTTGATCGTGGATAATACATTCGGTACGCCGTACCTGATCCGCCCGATCGAACACGGCGCCGATATCGTCGTCCATTCCGCCACCAAATTTATCGGCGGACACGGATCGAGCTTGGGAGGAGTGATTGTGGACAGTGGCAATTTCGATTGGAAAGCAAATGCCGATAAGTTCCCGACCTTGGGCAAACCGGACCCAAGTTATCATGGGGCGGTCTTTGCCGATGTGGCGGGGCCGGCAGCTTTCGTCACTCGCATCCGGGCTGTCATTCTGCGTGATACAGGAGCCACGATCTCGCCTTTCAATGCTTTTATCCTGCTGCAAGGTCTGGAAACCTTGTCTCTCCGTGTGGAACGTCACGTTGCCAATGCTCTGAAAGTTGTCAAGTATTTGTCCGAACATCCGAAAGTAACCAAAGTGAACCATCCGCTTCTTCCAGACCATCCGGATCATGAACTTTATAAAAAGTATTTTCCAAAAGGTGCCGGAAGTATTTTTACTTTCGAGATCGAAGGCGGACAGGAAGCGGCCTGGAAGTTTATCGATTCGCTCGAAATATTCTCCCTTCTTGCCAATGTGGCTGATGTGAAGAGCCTGGTGATCCATCCGTATACGACTACCCATTCTCAAATGACTCCGGAAGAGCTGGCCGGACAGCATATCACGCCTTCTACTGTGCGCCTGAGTATCGGTACCGAATATATCGATGATATCCTTGATGACCTGGACCAAGCTCTGGCAAAGGTTTGA
- a CDS encoding DegT/DnrJ/EryC1/StrS family aminotransferase, producing the protein MLEEQIQMVDLHGQYLRFKEEIDGAMQAVTDSCAFINGPQVKTFAGHLADYLQVPYVIPCGNGTDALQIALMALELQPGDEVILPAFTYIAAAEVVALLGLTPVLVDVDPYTFNIDPGKIEAAVSERTKAVVAVHLFGQACDMEPIMALADAYHLYVVEDNAQSIGADYAFSDGKVRKAGTIGHIGTTSFFPSKPLACYGDGGALMTSDEALAARIFMIANHGQECKYHHRRIGCNSRLDTLQAAVLDVKLKHLEEFTEARRSVARQYDEALSSCDSLVIPAKSTFSTHVYHQYTIQVKGGRRNALQHLLKEQGIPSMIYYPLPVHRQEAYRQISRVSGNLDVSTRLCESVLSLPIHTEMSLGQQQYIIEKLKDL; encoded by the coding sequence ATGTTGGAAGAACAGATACAGATGGTCGACTTGCATGGACAATATCTCCGGTTCAAAGAGGAGATCGATGGGGCCATGCAGGCGGTGACCGACAGTTGTGCCTTTATCAATGGTCCGCAGGTGAAAACCTTTGCCGGACATTTGGCTGACTATCTTCAGGTTCCATATGTGATCCCTTGCGGTAACGGGACGGATGCTTTGCAGATTGCCTTGATGGCATTGGAGCTTCAGCCCGGCGATGAGGTGATCCTGCCGGCATTTACTTATATAGCGGCTGCCGAGGTTGTCGCTTTGTTGGGATTGACGCCTGTGTTGGTGGATGTCGATCCTTATACCTTCAATATCGATCCCGGGAAAATAGAAGCGGCTGTTTCGGAACGGACAAAGGCGGTTGTGGCCGTCCACCTGTTCGGACAAGCCTGCGATATGGAGCCGATCATGGCTTTGGCTGATGCCTATCATCTGTATGTCGTGGAAGATAACGCCCAGTCCATCGGTGCCGATTATGCTTTTTCCGACGGAAAGGTACGAAAGGCCGGAACGATCGGGCATATCGGGACTACTTCTTTTTTCCCGTCCAAGCCGTTGGCTTGCTATGGCGACGGAGGTGCGTTGATGACTTCCGACGAGGCGTTGGCTGCCCGTATCTTCATGATTGCCAATCATGGTCAGGAATGTAAATACCACCATAGGCGGATCGGATGCAACTCCCGTCTGGATACGTTGCAAGCTGCCGTGCTGGATGTGAAGTTGAAGCATCTGGAGGAGTTCACGGAAGCCCGCAGGTCGGTTGCCCGCCAGTACGATGAAGCCTTATCTTCCTGCGATTCGTTGGTTATCCCTGCGAAATCGACATTTTCGACTCATGTGTATCACCAATATACGATTCAGGTAAAAGGCGGTCGGCGGAATGCTCTTCAGCATCTGTTGAAAGAGCAGGGAATCCCTTCCATGATCTATTATCCCCTGCCGGTGCACCGTCAGGAAGCTTACCGTCAGATCTCCCGTGTATCCGGCAATTTGGACGTCTCCACCCGTTTGTGCGAATCCGTCCTTTCCTTGCCCATTCATACGGAAATGTCCCTCGGACAACAGCAATATATAATAGAAAAACTAAAAGATTTATGA
- a CDS encoding RteC domain-containing protein has translation MEEMLADILSKIDVEIDEIDLYGYDIIETSLSMVHRLQTVLNDLKTKLQTYSFPAKEDEIRFFKTQKPEILGRLLFFYKIYRIETQCPNGSNDVIRNYISKELDNLTYFFNRNLDFYQYYRSHSTLYDEYYFVRGKSDLRLCTDSAQFDKDPNFSTGYDYKVAKIIANEMLRIYLNKRLVKLETNIQVEDSLQKCLKYPFRFTGKKVFLIELGYSLVSSGDINNGNVEIKEMMNFLGTVFQVELGDYYAAYIAMKERKKDRTAYLSRLQDSLVKRMDEDDSK, from the coding sequence ATGGAAGAGATGTTAGCAGATATATTGTCAAAAATAGATGTAGAGATTGACGAGATAGACCTCTACGGTTATGATATTATTGAAACTTCTCTTTCAATGGTACATCGTTTGCAGACGGTTCTTAATGATTTAAAAACAAAACTGCAAACCTATTCTTTTCCAGCCAAAGAGGATGAAATTAGATTCTTCAAAACACAGAAGCCGGAAATTCTTGGCAGGCTGCTATTTTTCTATAAGATTTATCGGATAGAAACACAATGCCCCAATGGTAGCAATGATGTAATCAGAAACTATATCAGCAAAGAACTGGATAACCTGACCTACTTCTTTAACCGTAATTTGGACTTTTACCAATATTATCGCTCTCATTCAACCTTGTATGATGAATATTATTTTGTCCGTGGAAAGTCTGATTTACGCCTATGTACCGATAGCGCACAATTCGATAAAGACCCGAATTTCTCCACCGGGTATGATTATAAGGTGGCTAAAATTATAGCCAATGAAATGCTGCGTATCTATCTGAATAAAAGACTGGTAAAACTGGAAACCAATATCCAAGTAGAAGACAGCCTGCAAAAGTGCCTGAAATATCCTTTTCGTTTCACTGGTAAAAAGGTCTTTCTGATAGAGTTGGGGTATTCTCTTGTTTCTTCGGGCGACATCAACAATGGCAACGTGGAAATAAAAGAAATGATGAACTTTCTCGGTACGGTATTCCAAGTGGAGTTAGGCGATTATTATGCCGCCTATATTGCCATGAAAGAACGGAAGAAAGACCGGACGGCATATCTTAGCCGTTTACAAGACAGCTTAGTCAAACGAATGGACGAAGATGATAGTAAATGA
- a CDS encoding Gfo/Idh/MocA family protein has product MDKKIKFAVIGCGHIGKRHAEMVTRDPGAELVALCDIRPREELGIEAYDVPFFSSLTELLQSGLFIDVVNICVPNGLHAVMAIQAVEAGCNVVIEKPMALTLADAEKVVYTSLKYRKQVFCVMQNRYSPPSVWIKEMVDSGKLGKIYMVQLNCYWNRDERYYKPGGWHGDAALDGGTLFTQFSHFIDIMYWLFGDICNIQARFADFNHAGLTAFEDSGFVNFNFVNGGMGSLSYSTSVWNKNMESSMLIVAENGSVKIGGQYMNEVEYCHIKEYEMPELAPTNPGNDYGPYKGSAQNHNFVIRNVVRVLSGASSECITTNVLEGMKVVDIIQRIYALKK; this is encoded by the coding sequence ATGGATAAAAAGATAAAATTTGCAGTCATCGGTTGTGGCCATATCGGCAAACGTCATGCCGAGATGGTGACACGCGATCCGGGAGCCGAGCTGGTGGCCCTTTGTGATATTCGTCCTCGTGAAGAATTGGGGATTGAAGCATACGACGTCCCGTTCTTTTCTTCCCTTACGGAATTATTGCAGAGTGGCCTCTTTATAGATGTCGTGAATATCTGCGTCCCCAACGGCTTACATGCGGTGATGGCTATCCAGGCTGTCGAAGCTGGTTGCAACGTCGTGATCGAGAAGCCGATGGCACTGACACTTGCCGATGCCGAAAAGGTGGTCTATACTTCGCTGAAATACCGTAAACAAGTGTTCTGCGTCATGCAAAACCGTTATTCTCCTCCTTCTGTCTGGATCAAGGAGATGGTAGATTCCGGTAAGTTAGGCAAAATCTATATGGTTCAGTTGAATTGTTATTGGAATCGTGACGAGCGCTATTATAAACCCGGAGGCTGGCACGGCGATGCAGCTTTGGACGGAGGGACGCTTTTCACCCAGTTCTCCCATTTCATCGACATTATGTACTGGCTTTTTGGAGATATCTGCAACATCCAGGCTCGCTTTGCTGATTTCAACCATGCCGGACTCACGGCTTTTGAAGATTCGGGTTTTGTGAATTTCAACTTCGTGAACGGAGGAATGGGGAGCTTGAGTTATTCCACTTCTGTCTGGAACAAGAACATGGAAAGCAGTATGCTGATTGTTGCGGAGAACGGCAGCGTGAAAATCGGCGGACAGTATATGAACGAAGTCGAATACTGCCATATCAAAGAGTATGAAATGCCGGAACTGGCACCGACGAATCCGGGAAATGACTACGGGCCTTATAAAGGTTCCGCCCAGAACCATAATTTCGTGATCCGTAATGTGGTCCGTGTCCTTTCCGGCGCAAGTTCGGAATGTATCACGACCAACGTACTGGAAGGCATGAAGGTCGTTGACATTATCCAGCGGATCTATGCTTTGAAGAAATAA